The segment GCGGAAAGAACAAGAAAAATCCGGTAACCAACCTGGATGTGGAACTGACAATTGAATTACTTCAAAAAGTTAAACCTGAGCAAATTTTTGCCGCAGGAGATTTTGAAGATCCGCACGGCACACACCTGGTTTGCTTTAACATTATTATTGAAGCGATGAACCGCCTGCGCAAAACAGAAGAATGGGCAAAAGATTGCTGGTTATGGATGTACCGCGGTGCATGGCAGGAATTTGATACACATGAAATTGAGATGGCTGTTCCTTTGAGCCCTCAGGAGCTGCTGAAAAAGAAATATGCAATTTTCAAACACCAGTCACAAAAAGACAGAGCAGTATTTCCAGGTGATGATTCCAGAGAATTCTGGGAGCGTGCAGAAGATAGAAACAGAGACACTGCAAGAGCTTATGATGACTTAGGATTAGCGGAATACGAAGCAATGGAAGCCTTTGTCCGCTGGAAATTCTAAACAACATTTCCAATAAAATCTTAGCGCCTGTTTAAGAAATCGTCCAAAACTATATCAAAACACAGTTTTAGACCGTTTCTTAAACAGGCGCTTTAAATTAAAACCATATGTATAAAAATATCTTCCCGATTATCGGATTAGCTTTGCTTGCAGCAATTAACAACCCGGTATCAGGACAACAAAAGACTACAAAACATCAACCAGCTGCTCAACACACCGTAAGCACTGGAAAATTAATCCCCAATGACCCGGCCGTTAAAATCGGCAGATTACCCAATGGCCTCACTTATTATATCAGGAAAAATGTGGAGCCTAAAAACAGGGCTGAACTCTACCTGGCCAACCGTATTGGTTCTTTAATGGAAAATGACGATCAGCTAGGACTAGCTCATTTTACCGAACACATGGCTTTTAACGGTACAAAGGATTTCCCTAAAAATGAAATCATTAATTACCTGCAAAAAGCAGGAGTACGTTTCGGCGCTGATTTAAATGCTTATACTTCATTTGACCAGACCGTTTATCAATTGCCGATCCCAACAGACAGCACTGAACTCTTTCATACTGGTTTTAAAATTCTGGCCAACTGGGCAGGAAAAATCTCTATGGATGGAGACGAAATAGATAGAGAAAGAGGCGTCATCATTGAAGAAGACCGCCAGAGTGGAAAAAACTCAGGAGAACGGATCAGAAAACAACTGCTTCCGGTCATGCTTAAAGACTCCCGTTATGAAAACAGGCTTCCCATTGGAAAAATAGACCTCTTAAAAACTTTCACGCACGATAAGATCAGAAACTTTTATGCAGACTGGTACAGGCCGGATTTGCAGGCAGTAATTGCAGTTGGAGATTTTGACGTCAATGAAGTGGAGAAATTAATTATTGCCAACTTCTCCGGTTTAAAAAACCCGGTCAAAGAAAGGGAAAGATTAAGTTATGACCTTCCGGATAACAAAGCACCACTGGTCAAAATTATTACTGATGCAGAACAGCAGTATAATGTCGCTTCTGTAACCTGGAAACAACGTGGAAAGATCTTAAAAACGACCGCAGATCAAAGAAAAAATATTGTTTACAGCATGATTAACTCCATGCTGTCTGCACGTTTTCAGGAAATCCTGGAAAAAGACAACGCACCATTCCTGTTTGCGCAAGGTTCTTTTGGCGGTTATCAGGGAGGCTTAATTCCTGAAATCAATGCTTTTCAAACTACTGCCGGAGCAAAATCAGGGAAAGACCTCTTGCACGCATTCACCGCAGCAGTTACTGAGAGTGAAAGGGCTGTCAAATTTGGCTTCCTGCAATCAGAACTTGATGTCGTTAAAAAGAATATTGAAGCCGGGAATGAGATGCTGTTAAAAGAAAAAGACAAAACTTCCTCTGCTGCTTTTGTAGGAGAATACCTGAGTCATTTTCTAACCGGCTCTGCAATCGGTTCAATCGAGTTCAACTATAAAGACACGAAAGAAAATCTGAAAACGATTACCCTTGCCGAAGTAAATGCGCTGGCAAAAACATTGATTACCAAAGAAAATCAAATCATCATTGTAACAGCTCCTGAAAAGGAAAAAGCGAACCTTCCAACTACAGCTCAATTGCTTGCTGCCTTATCCAATGCAGAAAAAAACCTGAAACCTTATGTGGATAATGCTGTTAACAAACCTCTTTTAGCACAAAAACCAGTAGCCGGGAAAGTGATCTCAGAAAAGAA is part of the Pedobacter cryoconitis genome and harbors:
- a CDS encoding M16 family metallopeptidase, whose amino-acid sequence is MYKNIFPIIGLALLAAINNPVSGQQKTTKHQPAAQHTVSTGKLIPNDPAVKIGRLPNGLTYYIRKNVEPKNRAELYLANRIGSLMENDDQLGLAHFTEHMAFNGTKDFPKNEIINYLQKAGVRFGADLNAYTSFDQTVYQLPIPTDSTELFHTGFKILANWAGKISMDGDEIDRERGVIIEEDRQSGKNSGERIRKQLLPVMLKDSRYENRLPIGKIDLLKTFTHDKIRNFYADWYRPDLQAVIAVGDFDVNEVEKLIIANFSGLKNPVKERERLSYDLPDNKAPLVKIITDAEQQYNVASVTWKQRGKILKTTADQRKNIVYSMINSMLSARFQEILEKDNAPFLFAQGSFGGYQGGLIPEINAFQTTAGAKSGKDLLHAFTAAVTESERAVKFGFLQSELDVVKKNIEAGNEMLLKEKDKTSSAAFVGEYLSHFLTGSAIGSIEFNYKDTKENLKTITLAEVNALAKTLITKENQIIIVTAPEKEKANLPTTAQLLAALSNAEKNLKPYVDNAVNKPLLAQKPVAGKVISEKKFEDIGVTQWTLSNGIKVLLKPTDFKNDQILFSSFSKGGTSLADPDDYQSADNVGIISQSGLGDFNPSQLNRLLAGNTGSAGAYVGELYQGFSGSAAPKDLENALQMVTASALTPRKDIEIFNKSISDAKVSLENKDADPESVFADTVQAVLSSYNKRNMPYTLADIDKISLDKAFSFYKARFADLGEQSFVFVGNFDLNTIKPLIETYIASLPTLNKKTDYIDLGSRAPSGVVSKTVYKGLEEKASVQLYIHGDYDYTAANNVQLDALSSALEIKILERLREKESGVYSPGVSLSVNKYPRAHYYFTISFSCAPANVEKLIAAALDEVKTIRTNGATAQDLAKFKSEVQRQQELNLRNNGYWLGYLTTRLKYEDDLNQLLTAKERLNEVTTESSKTNAQKYLKQDNYIRMVLMPQQ